The Nitrosopumilus cobalaminigenes genome contains a region encoding:
- a CDS encoding cobalamin B12-binding domain-containing protein, whose amino-acid sequence MKQKAASRSIKILVAKLGLDGHDRGALVLCRAFRDAGMEVIYSGLFATPDRVAQIAEDEDVDAIAMSLLNGAHGTLFPRVVKNLKKKGIKDVLIVGGGVIPEIDHKDLVKGGVDHVFGPGTPLPTIIDHITTGVSKLRKI is encoded by the coding sequence ATGAAGCAAAAAGCAGCATCACGAAGTATCAAAATTTTAGTTGCTAAACTAGGATTAGACGGGCACGATAGAGGCGCTCTTGTATTATGTAGAGCATTCAGAGATGCAGGAATGGAAGTAATCTATTCAGGACTTTTTGCCACCCCAGACAGAGTTGCACAAATTGCAGAAGATGAAGATGTAGATGCAATTGCAATGAGTTTACTTAATGGGGCACATGGAACACTCTTCCCAAGAGTAGTTAAAAATCTCAAAAAGAAAGGTATCAAAGATGTACTAATAGTTGGAGGAGGAGTAATTCCAGAAATTGATCATAAGGACTTAGTTAAAGGTGGAGTAGACCACGTGTTTGGTCCAGGAACACCATTACCAACAATCATAGACCACATTACAACTGGCGTGTCTAAATTAAGAAAAATATAA
- a CDS encoding TrmB family transcriptional regulator, which yields MKEQLNLFDNESDTAMYKHKITLEKIRNELINFGLTKSQAKVFIYLGKYGAKTASEISKALQLPRTETYHLVNSLQNLGLVTAELTHPTKYTAMEMKEAVTTLVKQEQDRIDTLAVKEESLSEMWDAIPYFAVETDESKSEKMQLLHGSGPISNKIKDMVSSSTESIKVLGSMADVLRMYYADVFDWVKDSTSELDIVISPSSQMPEFLSDLDQNKIRMCDLKTENKCFVINDSKEVLIFMRNANHPTRQIFAWWSDSDTLVDMMSTLFELSWEKGEKAY from the coding sequence ATGAAAGAACAACTCAACCTATTTGATAATGAATCAGACACTGCAATGTATAAGCACAAAATTACATTAGAAAAAATTAGAAATGAATTAATCAATTTTGGATTAACAAAAAGCCAGGCCAAAGTTTTCATTTATCTTGGAAAATATGGTGCAAAAACCGCATCAGAGATTTCTAAAGCATTACAGTTGCCAAGAACTGAAACATATCATCTTGTGAATTCTCTGCAGAATTTGGGTCTAGTAACTGCAGAACTTACACACCCTACCAAATACACTGCAATGGAAATGAAAGAAGCAGTTACAACTCTAGTTAAACAAGAACAAGATAGAATCGACACACTTGCAGTTAAAGAAGAATCATTATCTGAAATGTGGGATGCAATACCATATTTTGCAGTAGAAACCGATGAATCAAAATCAGAAAAAATGCAATTGTTACATGGTTCAGGTCCAATTTCAAATAAAATTAAAGACATGGTTAGTTCTAGTACCGAATCAATCAAAGTTTTAGGAAGTATGGCAGATGTGTTAAGAATGTATTATGCAGATGTTTTTGATTGGGTAAAAGATTCAACATCAGAATTAGACATAGTCATCTCACCATCATCACAAATGCCAGAATTTCTTTCAGATTTAGATCAGAATAAAATTCGAATGTGTGATCTAAAAACAGAAAACAAATGTTTTGTAATTAATGATTCCAAAGAAGTTTTAATTTTTATGAGAAATGCAAATCACCCTACAAGACAAATCTTTGCATGGTGGTCCGATTCAGACACTTTGGTAGACATGATGAGTACTTTGTTTGAATTATCTTGGGAAAAAGGAGAAAAAGCATATTGA
- a CDS encoding EF-Tu/IF-2/RF-3 family GTPase, whose amino-acid sequence MVRSINFVVLGKQEIASEFGKKGTESDLTLYDRKESDIIKTWVIPNGFPDKIQPLFQAINLAEYVILHVDKLDKFTGEQIIALDSLKKEKGILSHTFDVDESKLEMMIKGTVVENYIKVEQDKIKEEMDKLEPITNDDPSELLIDHCFDVKGVGTVILGKVTNGTVKQYDNLKLYPAGIDVLIKSIQMHDDPVSESICPARVGLAVKGAKPDEVSRGDVISVEGAVDVKTEIKLDFQKSPFYKSDIAENQGCLVSIGLQIKAAKFSSISPLKLTFEKPIVCKKGQVAIILKPESPTIRILGSGPIQ is encoded by the coding sequence ATGGTACGATCAATCAATTTTGTTGTTCTAGGAAAACAAGAAATTGCATCTGAGTTTGGAAAAAAAGGTACAGAATCTGATCTTACTCTATATGATAGAAAAGAATCTGACATAATCAAAACCTGGGTAATTCCAAATGGATTTCCTGACAAAATCCAACCTCTCTTTCAGGCAATTAATTTGGCTGAATATGTGATATTACATGTTGATAAACTAGACAAATTTACTGGCGAACAAATTATTGCTCTTGACTCTTTAAAAAAGGAAAAGGGAATTCTATCACATACTTTTGATGTTGATGAATCCAAATTGGAGATGATGATTAAAGGAACAGTTGTAGAAAATTACATCAAAGTTGAACAAGATAAAATTAAAGAAGAAATGGATAAACTAGAACCAATTACCAATGATGATCCATCTGAATTACTAATAGATCATTGTTTTGATGTGAAAGGTGTTGGTACTGTCATTTTAGGTAAGGTGACAAATGGAACAGTAAAACAATATGACAATTTGAAATTATATCCTGCTGGAATTGATGTTTTGATAAAATCTATTCAAATGCATGATGATCCTGTATCTGAATCGATATGCCCTGCAAGAGTTGGGTTGGCAGTAAAGGGCGCAAAACCTGATGAAGTTAGTCGTGGTGATGTTATTTCAGTAGAGGGTGCAGTTGATGTAAAGACTGAGATTAAACTTGATTTTCAAAAGAGTCCATTTTACAAAAGTGATATTGCAGAAAATCAAGGATGTTTAGTTAGTATTGGTTTGCAAATCAAAGCTGCCAAATTTTCATCCATCTCTCCATTAAAATTAACATTTGAGAAACCAATTGTTTGCAAAAAAGGCCAAGTGGCAATAATTCTAAAACCTGAATCCCCTACCATTCGAATTCTTGGTAGTGGCCCTATCCAATAG
- a CDS encoding transcription initiation factor IIB, which yields MENPSCARCGKNSILSDEVTGEQFCGKCGYVIDGKTQESGPEWRSFQKDGGADPARTGAPSSLMIHDMGLSTVINPLNKDASGKPLSTSMKSTIERLRTWDSRSQVHAPVDRNLRQALSDLNKLKDKVAIPANVLEKAAYIYRKALEKKLVRGRSISAMIAASLYAACRDTETPRTLKDVADAANVKRKDIARCYRLLHHELELKMPVVDSIQCIARISSKLEISEKTKRYAVKVLKEAQDRKESAGKDPMGLAATALYLSCVKNGVSITQRDLAEAAGVTEVTIRNRYKGLKAEQSTK from the coding sequence ATGGAAAATCCATCTTGTGCACGTTGTGGAAAAAATTCCATTCTGTCTGATGAAGTTACAGGTGAACAGTTTTGTGGAAAGTGTGGATATGTAATTGATGGAAAAACTCAGGAATCTGGTCCTGAATGGAGATCATTTCAAAAAGATGGTGGTGCAGATCCTGCAAGAACTGGTGCTCCTTCGTCATTGATGATTCATGACATGGGTCTCTCAACTGTAATCAATCCTCTAAACAAAGATGCATCTGGAAAACCACTTTCAACATCTATGAAAAGTACTATTGAGAGATTACGAACTTGGGATAGTAGAAGTCAAGTTCATGCTCCTGTTGACAGAAATTTAAGACAAGCTCTAAGTGATTTAAATAAATTAAAAGATAAAGTTGCAATTCCTGCAAACGTTTTAGAAAAAGCAGCTTACATTTATCGAAAAGCTTTAGAAAAGAAATTAGTTCGAGGAAGATCTATTTCTGCAATGATTGCTGCATCCCTGTATGCAGCTTGTAGAGATACAGAAACTCCACGAACTCTAAAAGATGTTGCTGATGCTGCAAATGTTAAACGAAAAGACATTGCAAGATGTTACAGGTTACTCCATCATGAATTGGAATTAAAAATGCCTGTAGTTGATTCCATTCAATGTATTGCAAGAATTTCAAGTAAGCTTGAGATTTCTGAAAAAACTAAACGTTATGCAGTCAAAGTTCTCAAAGAAGCACAAGACCGTAAAGAATCTGCTGGAAAAGATCCTATGGGGCTTGCAGCAACTGCACTTTATCTTTCCTGCGTCAAGAATGGTGTATCAATAACTCAAAGGGATCTTGCAGAGGCTGCAGGAGTGACAGAAGTAACAATAAGAAATCGTTACAAGGGTTTGAAAGCAGAACAGTCGACAAAATAA
- a CDS encoding M1 family metallopeptidase, translated as MDVIPKNYQLTFEPNLTKFTFSGNETITADCKKLTNLITMDCAEIKITSCTIKSKGKIITSSAKTDEKKEKLQIKLGQKIKGKISIDLEFQGILNDRLLGFYRSQYVQNGKTKYLATTQFEAADARRAFPCWDEPESKATFEISIIADNKFTAISNMPIKSKKKMGGKTLYNFSKTPVVSTYLIYLGVGEFEYLTGKIGKIQIRVVTTKGNKSKGKFSLELGKKLLTSYEKYFGIKYPLPKLDLIAVPDFAAGAMENWGAITFRETILLYDPKTSSTRTKQFIAEVISHEIAHQWFGNLVTMKWWNDLWLNESFATFMATKFVDKFYPEWDLWNQFVEDAMNVAMGLDSLKTTHPIDVTVNSPAEIREIFDAISYDKGGCVLRMLEHYVGEPNFQKGLKKYLSDFKYQNAQGQDLWNAIGKASKMPVSSMVNTWLKQPGFPLVEINQDGNNLKLKQKRYLLEPDKKFSKGLWSIPLSLGLESEISAKLFTKKSMSVKLPKNTLGFVANYGRKGFYRVKYDEGILLDLKMLVDEKRIPAIDRWAIQNDLFSLCVSGDEQVRNYLDFSDAYFEEDSYLASVNVAHNLASLYFRSFDESFAEEIRGYAVNYFRKILFNLGWEPQKSDKHTDALLRGFTISVLGKMNDEDVTEEALRRYKKFLKSPNFISPDLIEPICSIAAWNGNSKTHSELTKLYKNAKTMEEKLRFLGALCGFKDKKLLLKSLDFSQTSQVRSQNMQLPIMKVAANPYGEKVLWPWLKKNWKNINKKVGHGNPLFNRIVASITAVADDSMEKEIKTFFKKNPTPGTERTQSQTLERIRINSKFLRRMRKEFKDG; from the coding sequence GTGGACGTAATTCCTAAAAATTATCAGTTAACTTTTGAACCAAATTTGACAAAATTTACTTTTTCTGGTAATGAAACTATCACTGCTGATTGTAAAAAACTAACAAATCTTATCACTATGGACTGTGCTGAGATAAAAATTACCTCTTGTACAATAAAGTCCAAAGGGAAAATTATTACTTCTTCTGCAAAAACAGATGAGAAAAAAGAAAAATTGCAAATTAAACTAGGTCAAAAAATTAAAGGAAAAATTTCCATTGATTTAGAATTTCAAGGTATCTTAAATGATAGATTACTTGGATTTTATCGAAGTCAATATGTACAAAATGGAAAAACAAAATATCTTGCAACTACTCAATTTGAAGCAGCTGACGCTAGACGTGCATTTCCTTGTTGGGATGAGCCTGAATCTAAAGCAACTTTTGAGATATCTATAATTGCTGACAATAAATTTACTGCAATTTCAAACATGCCAATTAAATCAAAGAAAAAAATGGGTGGTAAAACACTCTATAATTTTTCAAAAACACCTGTTGTTTCAACTTATTTGATTTATCTTGGTGTTGGTGAATTTGAATATCTCACAGGCAAGATTGGGAAAATACAGATAAGAGTAGTTACTACAAAGGGTAACAAATCTAAAGGAAAATTCTCTTTAGAGTTGGGCAAGAAATTACTTACTTCATATGAAAAATACTTTGGAATAAAATACCCATTACCAAAATTAGATTTGATTGCGGTTCCTGATTTTGCTGCAGGTGCAATGGAGAACTGGGGAGCAATTACATTTAGAGAAACTATTTTGCTTTATGATCCTAAAACTTCTTCTACTAGAACAAAACAATTCATTGCCGAAGTAATTTCACATGAAATTGCACACCAATGGTTTGGAAATCTTGTAACTATGAAATGGTGGAATGATTTGTGGTTAAATGAAAGCTTTGCAACTTTTATGGCTACAAAATTTGTTGACAAATTCTATCCTGAATGGGATTTGTGGAATCAATTTGTTGAGGATGCAATGAATGTTGCAATGGGACTTGATTCACTTAAAACAACGCATCCGATAGACGTCACAGTAAACTCTCCAGCTGAAATTAGAGAAATTTTTGATGCTATATCCTATGATAAAGGAGGATGTGTATTGAGAATGCTTGAGCATTATGTTGGTGAACCTAATTTTCAAAAAGGTTTGAAAAAATACCTCTCTGATTTCAAATATCAAAATGCCCAAGGACAGGATTTATGGAATGCGATTGGCAAGGCATCAAAAATGCCTGTTTCATCAATGGTAAATACGTGGTTAAAGCAGCCTGGATTCCCGCTTGTTGAAATCAATCAGGATGGAAATAATCTGAAATTAAAACAAAAACGATACTTGCTTGAACCTGATAAAAAATTCAGTAAAGGTTTGTGGTCTATTCCTCTATCATTGGGATTAGAATCCGAGATATCTGCAAAATTATTTACAAAGAAATCCATGTCTGTAAAACTACCAAAAAATACTTTGGGCTTTGTTGCTAATTACGGAAGAAAAGGATTCTACCGTGTTAAATATGATGAAGGAATTTTACTTGATTTGAAAATGTTAGTTGATGAAAAACGTATTCCTGCTATAGATAGATGGGCTATTCAAAATGATTTATTTTCATTATGTGTTTCTGGGGATGAACAAGTAAGAAATTATCTTGATTTCTCTGATGCTTATTTTGAAGAAGATAGTTATCTTGCATCAGTTAATGTTGCACATAATTTGGCATCTTTGTATTTCCGTTCTTTTGATGAATCTTTTGCAGAAGAAATACGCGGGTATGCTGTAAACTATTTTAGAAAAATCTTGTTTAATTTAGGATGGGAGCCACAAAAATCAGATAAACATACTGATGCATTACTTCGTGGATTCACAATTTCTGTATTGGGTAAAATGAATGATGAAGATGTAACTGAAGAAGCTCTTAGAAGATATAAAAAATTCTTAAAATCTCCTAACTTTATCTCTCCTGATTTAATTGAACCAATTTGTTCTATTGCTGCATGGAATGGAAATTCTAAAACTCACTCTGAACTAACTAAACTATACAAAAATGCAAAAACAATGGAGGAAAAACTTCGATTCTTAGGTGCATTATGTGGATTTAAAGACAAAAAATTACTTTTAAAATCGCTTGACTTTTCTCAAACCTCTCAAGTTCGTTCTCAAAATATGCAATTACCGATTATGAAAGTTGCAGCAAATCCATATGGTGAAAAAGTCTTGTGGCCTTGGCTAAAGAAGAATTGGAAAAATATCAACAAAAAAGTTGGACATGGAAACCCTCTCTTTAACAGAATTGTTGCAAGCATTACTGCTGTGGCAGATGACTCTATGGAAAAAGAAATTAAAACATTCTTCAAAAAAAATCCTACTCCTGGAACAGAAAGAACTCAATCTCAAACTCTGGAGAGAATTAGAATAAATTCAAAATTCCTTAGACGTATGAGAAAAGAATTCAAAGATGGCTAA
- a CDS encoding winged helix-turn-helix domain-containing protein: protein MQILNQLKIEEPERKESFLEILSDKYCRAILEAIMDTPKSAIEVSREKNIPLSTVYRRIQQLHDSKMIRTSGVITDEGKRLFLYKSKIKAVNTSFSDGKIDVDVVFNKN, encoded by the coding sequence ATGCAAATCTTAAATCAATTAAAAATAGAAGAACCAGAAAGAAAAGAATCTTTTCTAGAAATTCTTTCTGACAAATACTGTAGAGCAATATTAGAAGCAATTATGGACACTCCAAAATCTGCAATTGAAGTATCTAGAGAAAAAAACATCCCTCTAAGTACTGTGTATAGAAGAATTCAACAATTACATGATTCAAAAATGATTAGAACTTCTGGAGTGATCACTGATGAAGGCAAGAGATTATTTTTGTATAAGAGTAAGATCAAGGCAGTCAACACCAGTTTTAGTGATGGCAAAATAGATGTGGATGTAGTTTTTAACAAAAACTAA
- the meaB gene encoding methylmalonyl Co-A mutase-associated GTPase MeaB — translation MLDLLVDLKKGKRGAIAKAITVVENDQKESKKLLKKIFKDSGNSMIIGITGPAGAGKSSLINKTAIAMKKLGSKPAVLAVDPTSHVTGGAILGDRVRMSESTDSGTYIRSIASRGATGAVSRSLRNSIRVLEYAGFNPIIIESVGAGQTEVEISNIADITVVVFNPNTGDSIQTIKAGLTEIGDIYLVNKSDLSGTNQLFDAVRDFIGDSERNPIILKTSVKKNSGITVFAKTLKDMMKSKKKFKDEKDRERLETELKDIVLNNIKEKIDDMLISDKTFSKYLKKLQSKGIDPYDAGDKITKSLLK, via the coding sequence ATCTTGGATTTGCTTGTAGATCTCAAAAAAGGGAAACGCGGTGCAATTGCAAAAGCAATAACTGTTGTTGAAAATGATCAAAAAGAATCAAAGAAATTATTAAAAAAAATTTTCAAAGATAGTGGCAATTCTATGATTATAGGAATAACTGGTCCAGCTGGTGCAGGCAAAAGTTCTTTGATAAATAAAACCGCAATTGCTATGAAAAAATTAGGCTCAAAACCTGCTGTCTTGGCAGTAGATCCTACAAGTCATGTAACTGGTGGTGCTATTTTGGGAGATAGGGTTAGAATGAGTGAATCTACTGATTCAGGTACTTACATTCGAAGTATTGCATCTAGAGGTGCCACTGGTGCTGTTTCTCGTTCATTACGAAACAGCATTAGAGTTTTAGAATATGCTGGATTCAATCCAATAATTATTGAAAGTGTAGGTGCTGGACAGACAGAAGTTGAAATTTCAAATATTGCAGACATTACGGTTGTTGTTTTTAATCCAAACACTGGTGATAGCATTCAAACGATAAAAGCTGGTCTAACTGAAATAGGCGATATTTACTTGGTTAACAAAAGTGACCTCAGTGGAACAAATCAATTATTTGATGCTGTACGTGATTTCATTGGAGATTCTGAAAGAAATCCAATTATTCTCAAAACCTCTGTGAAAAAGAATTCTGGAATCACAGTTTTTGCAAAAACTCTCAAAGATATGATGAAATCTAAAAAGAAATTCAAGGATGAAAAGGACCGTGAACGACTTGAAACTGAACTAAAAGATATTGTTTTAAATAACATTAAAGAAAAGATTGATGACATGCTGATTTCTGATAAAACATTCTCAAAATATCTTAAAAAATTACAATCTAAAGGTATTGATCCATATGATGCAGGAGACAAAATTACAAAATCTTTGTTAAAGTGA
- the ilvC gene encoding ketol-acid reductoisomerase, translating to MAKTWKDTDISLDPIKDQTIAVIGYGIQGDAQANNMKDSGLNVIIGLKEGGNSWKKAEADGHKVMSVTDATKQADIVHILIPDMIQGQVYKDEIGPNLSEGKALSFSHAAAIYWKWIEAPSNVDLIMIAPKGPGSKVRETYLDNFGTPAIVAVEQDFSGKAWDRTLGIAKGIGSARAGLIKTEFKEEVETDWFGEQADLCGGAASMVTNAFETLVEAGYQPEIAYFEVLHELKLIVDMIQRYGINGMWRRVSETARYGGLTRGPMVMDAANKANMKKVLTMIQDGTFNSEWISEYQKNGKDAFDKYMKEYDEHQIEKVGKEMRKMMWPDSTE from the coding sequence ATGGCAAAAACATGGAAAGATACCGATATCAGTCTTGATCCAATTAAAGATCAAACAATTGCTGTAATTGGTTACGGAATCCAAGGTGATGCACAAGCAAACAACATGAAAGACTCTGGTCTTAATGTGATAATTGGTCTTAAGGAAGGCGGTAACAGCTGGAAAAAGGCAGAAGCTGATGGTCACAAAGTAATGTCTGTTACAGATGCAACAAAACAAGCAGACATTGTTCACATATTGATTCCTGACATGATTCAAGGTCAAGTATACAAAGACGAAATCGGACCAAATCTTTCAGAAGGAAAAGCATTGTCATTTTCTCATGCAGCTGCAATCTATTGGAAATGGATTGAAGCACCAAGCAATGTTGATTTAATCATGATTGCACCAAAGGGACCTGGTTCCAAAGTCCGAGAAACTTATCTTGATAATTTTGGTACTCCTGCAATTGTTGCAGTTGAACAGGATTTTTCAGGAAAAGCCTGGGATAGAACATTAGGAATTGCAAAAGGTATTGGAAGTGCAAGAGCTGGATTAATCAAAACTGAATTCAAAGAAGAAGTAGAAACTGATTGGTTTGGTGAACAAGCAGACCTTTGTGGTGGAGCAGCTTCTATGGTAACAAATGCATTTGAAACTCTTGTTGAAGCAGGATACCAACCAGAAATTGCATACTTTGAAGTTTTACATGAACTCAAACTCATTGTAGATATGATTCAGAGATATGGAATTAATGGAATGTGGAGACGTGTTAGTGAAACTGCCAGGTATGGTGGATTAACTCGTGGACCAATGGTCATGGATGCTGCAAACAAAGCAAACATGAAAAAAGTTCTTACCATGATTCAAGATGGTACATTCAACAGCGAGTGGATTTCTGAATATCAGAAAAATGGTAAAGATGCATTTGACAAATACATGAAAGAATATGACGAACACCAAATTGAAAAAGTTGGTAAAGAAATGCGTAAAATGATGTGGCCTGATTCCACAGAATAA